The region AACAAGCAAGCTCGGAGACAGGAGAATGGATATGGAGCCCGCAGTGGTTACGCGCCAAACCTTCAACGTTCTTGGCGTACAGTCGCGTATTGACCCCAGGACGGCAGACTACCGTAGCATCTGGGAGAAGCAGTTTGAGCCACATCACGACTTCGTCCGAAGGCTGGCTACGGAGCCAGGTTACTACGGGATGTACTTCCCATCGGAGGTGCCGGGGAAGGTGGACTTCATTGCAGGGATGGCCGTGGCAGATACCGGAGAGATCCCTCGGGGCCTTGTGGTGCGCGAAGTCCCTGTCGCGCAGTACGCTGTGTTCGAGTGCAAGATGGACGCTATCGGCTCGACTTGGGAGAAGATCTACGGCGGATGGTTGGCTGACTCCGAGCAATACGCTGAGGATGAGAGCAAGGCTTGCTTCGAGTATTTCCCGCCCGGAGCTGACGAAGGAAAGGCACTTGTGTCAATCCACGTGCCGCTGAGAGCGAAGTGAGCTGTGGCAAGGTGCAAGAACCAAGGTCAAAGGCCGAACCAACGAATGCAGCAGACGGCAAAGCCGCTGCTGATTCAGCCGTTATACAGGCGGAGGGAATGCTCTGACATCCGACGTACAAATACGAAGCTACAGGCCTGAAGATGCCAACGCCTTGTACGAGGCTGCGCGGGAGTCGGAGCTTCAAGTTTATCCGTGGCTCCCGTGGTGCCATCCGGGCTACTCACTCGCGGAAGCGGAAAATTGGGCCGCGTTTCAGGCGTTGGCGTTTGGACAGGGGCGCGAGTACGAATTCGTCATCACAGACGGTACGGGCCGCTTTCTAGGTGG is a window of Candidatus Eisenbacteria bacterium DNA encoding:
- a CDS encoding GyrI-like domain-containing protein; its protein translation is MEPAVVTRQTFNVLGVQSRIDPRTADYRSIWEKQFEPHHDFVRRLATEPGYYGMYFPSEVPGKVDFIAGMAVADTGEIPRGLVVREVPVAQYAVFECKMDAIGSTWEKIYGGWLADSEQYAEDESKACFEYFPPGADEGKALVSIHVPLRAK